The proteins below come from a single Roseiflexus sp. RS-1 genomic window:
- a CDS encoding glycosyltransferase family 2 protein: MTRVSIVIPCYNLGEYLQEALDSALQQTHADLEVILVDDGSTDPATIRTIDQLAPHPQLRVFRTPNQGVARARNYGISLATGAYVLPLDADDRILPEYVARAAAILDANPGVAFVGCHYRTFGLRQSEYRPAAYRLPDMLVENVAPVTSLFRRCVWEEVGGYCPELNSIEDWDLWIGMLERGYRGEVVPDILFEYRVRSNSNLSQIRQPELYQKRLQLLYARHAGLYEQYRAEVLALKDLLFAHQLAYTHWLEEQRCAWEQVAQERLEMITRYDRNWAVREQRRQWWRYQIGRVQRVLAQHPDPIHRMQALTKGGLRVLRRKLSPYLQRVSWRKVL; the protein is encoded by the coding sequence ATGACTCGCGTCAGTATTGTTATTCCATGCTACAACCTTGGCGAGTATCTGCAGGAAGCGCTCGATAGCGCACTGCAACAAACGCATGCCGATCTTGAGGTGATTCTGGTTGACGATGGTTCAACCGATCCCGCAACCATACGAACCATCGATCAACTTGCACCTCACCCGCAGCTGCGTGTTTTTCGCACGCCTAATCAGGGAGTGGCGCGCGCCCGGAACTATGGCATTTCCCTGGCGACAGGGGCGTATGTCCTGCCGCTTGACGCCGATGATCGTATTCTGCCGGAGTATGTTGCGCGTGCGGCTGCAATTCTCGACGCCAATCCCGGAGTTGCGTTCGTCGGGTGTCACTATCGAACGTTTGGCTTGCGTCAGTCCGAGTATCGGCCAGCAGCGTATCGCTTACCGGACATGCTGGTTGAGAATGTCGCGCCGGTGACATCCCTGTTTCGTCGTTGCGTATGGGAAGAGGTGGGCGGCTACTGCCCGGAGTTGAATAGTATTGAAGATTGGGACTTATGGATCGGTATGTTGGAGCGAGGGTATCGGGGTGAAGTCGTGCCCGATATTCTCTTCGAGTATCGTGTGCGCTCGAACTCTAATCTTTCGCAGATTCGTCAACCAGAGTTATACCAGAAGCGTCTCCAGTTGCTCTACGCACGCCACGCCGGGTTGTATGAACAGTATCGCGCAGAGGTGCTGGCGTTGAAGGATCTGCTCTTTGCCCATCAACTTGCCTATACCCACTGGCTCGAAGAGCAACGCTGCGCCTGGGAGCAGGTGGCACAGGAGCGGTTGGAAATGATCACGCGATACGACCGGAATTGGGCCGTCCGGGAGCAGCGTCGCCAATGGTGGAGATATCAGATCGGGCGCGTGCAGCGAGTCCTGGCGCAACATCCCGATCCCATACATCGGATGCAGGCGCTGACAAAAGGAGGGCTGCGAGTTCTGCGGCGAAAACTGTCGCCATACCTGCAGCGCGTATCGTGGAGAAAGGTCCTCTAG
- a CDS encoding glycosyltransferase — protein sequence MAERAHPDDPAFRGTIYEACLRERYAFCLPFVHGRDVLDVPCGTGWGSSLLSGYVSLTGLDIDHDAIDYARKHYAGIRFIEGSMCQLPFEDASFDTVVCLEGLEHVYLSDAQRFLHEAHRVLREHGILVVTAPLLNNGRHSSNPYHLYEFVAAELKSLLSRYFIPIHWEIIQGGDGPEARFVGQRKAVINAGAFRMASSLMFDRVYDWVLSLTGERGVRFTAGGEESIIATSCAVLILEGIDRLQDVSSSLRNQWIAYLQSCQRPTDGLFVDPLLERFPIESAIHDQAYVLDQTTYLALQALDALGSAPIHPVSVQERWPNPQAFIAWMERLDWSNAWLQSNRVMFALAFLVHAVEQCNQREAASIYHAALDWLDATQDRETGVWGTRHGASLLNGMAAAYHFLPFYEYVCRPIQCINQLIDTTLALQQSDGLFGSGLGGGACEDLDAIVVLAVAARYSRYRAEEVKRAAIRAFWALWNAQNEDGGFGYAIRSDDQVYRFSSWGAAESRVCSSDVWSSLARLVALGTIRHWFPDDTPSLPLWRFRRWPALGYHRSTDRLDDNERARLKIWMRPLPAPERHTGTEPGVSVIIPCYNLGRYLYEALASALQQTLQPLEVIVVDDGSTDDYTRLVLDTIDHPQVRVIRQENCGLPAARNAGIRMARSPFICCLDADDRLLPTYFERVLPLLESDPQVGFVTGHYREFDGRSGVVAPSTCALPDMLVVNRAIVTSLFRREAWERAGGYCEELSGMHDWDLWIGILEAGYRAEVVPEILFEYRVRPGSMYATTSQPENYARLVGQIVERHASLYQHWWRDVVVLYAREHASLAAYAEGQGRLSSQIRSNSAQQAANWKRAAEERAAWMAELEAARDYHAQQAANWKRAAEERAAWMAELEAARDYHAQQAANWKRLAEERAAWMAELEAARDYHAQQAANWKHVAEERAAWMAELEAARDYHAQQAVNWKRAAEERAAWMAELEAARDYHAQQAANWKHVAEERGAWIAELERGYIRVPRSRAVWRRLMQRKRVRST from the coding sequence ATGGCTGAGCGCGCTCATCCTGACGATCCAGCCTTTCGTGGAACGATCTACGAAGCGTGTCTTCGTGAGCGTTATGCCTTTTGCTTGCCGTTTGTCCATGGTCGAGATGTGCTTGATGTTCCTTGCGGGACAGGATGGGGCAGTTCACTGCTGTCCGGCTATGTTTCTCTCACCGGTCTTGATATTGATCACGACGCTATTGACTACGCGAGAAAGCATTATGCCGGTATTCGCTTTATTGAAGGTTCGATGTGCCAGTTGCCTTTTGAGGATGCCAGTTTTGATACGGTTGTGTGCCTTGAGGGGTTAGAGCATGTCTATCTGAGCGATGCACAGCGCTTCTTGCATGAAGCGCACCGGGTTCTACGCGAGCATGGCATCCTGGTAGTAACGGCGCCATTGCTCAACAATGGCAGGCATTCATCGAACCCTTACCATCTGTACGAATTTGTCGCTGCTGAGCTGAAATCGTTGCTTTCGCGTTATTTCATCCCCATCCACTGGGAGATTATCCAGGGAGGCGATGGACCGGAAGCGCGTTTTGTCGGTCAGCGTAAGGCGGTTATTAATGCTGGAGCATTCAGGATGGCTTCATCGTTGATGTTCGATCGCGTCTACGACTGGGTGCTATCGCTCACCGGAGAGCGCGGAGTGCGTTTTACCGCCGGTGGCGAAGAAAGTATTATTGCGACCAGTTGCGCAGTGCTGATACTTGAAGGAATAGATCGCTTGCAGGATGTGTCGTCCTCCCTGCGCAACCAGTGGATCGCCTATCTCCAGAGTTGTCAGCGCCCCACCGATGGTTTATTCGTTGATCCGTTGCTGGAACGTTTCCCGATCGAGAGCGCAATCCACGATCAGGCGTATGTGCTCGATCAGACAACCTATCTTGCTTTGCAGGCGCTTGATGCGCTGGGTAGCGCCCCGATTCATCCGGTATCGGTTCAAGAGCGCTGGCCCAATCCACAGGCATTTATCGCCTGGATGGAACGTCTGGACTGGTCGAATGCCTGGTTGCAGAGCAATCGGGTGATGTTTGCGCTGGCGTTCCTGGTGCATGCCGTCGAACAGTGCAATCAACGGGAAGCAGCGTCAATCTATCACGCCGCACTCGACTGGCTTGATGCAACACAGGACCGCGAAACTGGCGTGTGGGGAACACGTCATGGTGCGTCATTGCTCAACGGGATGGCAGCCGCTTACCATTTTCTGCCATTTTATGAGTATGTGTGTCGTCCGATTCAGTGTATCAATCAACTGATTGATACAACACTTGCGTTGCAGCAATCGGATGGCTTGTTTGGTTCAGGACTGGGGGGTGGAGCATGTGAAGACCTCGATGCCATCGTAGTGCTCGCGGTTGCGGCACGTTACAGCCGCTACCGGGCTGAGGAGGTGAAGCGAGCAGCCATACGCGCTTTCTGGGCGTTGTGGAATGCGCAAAACGAAGATGGAGGATTCGGGTACGCAATTCGTAGCGATGATCAGGTCTATCGCTTCAGTAGCTGGGGCGCAGCAGAGAGCCGTGTGTGTTCGAGCGATGTCTGGTCGTCCTTGGCGCGGCTCGTTGCCCTGGGTACGATCCGGCACTGGTTTCCCGATGATACGCCTTCTTTGCCTTTGTGGCGTTTTCGGCGTTGGCCGGCTTTGGGATATCATCGATCAACCGATAGACTGGACGATAATGAGCGGGCACGCTTGAAGATATGGATGCGTCCGCTCCCTGCACCCGAACGCCATACCGGGACTGAACCAGGGGTAAGTGTTATCATTCCCTGCTACAACCTGGGGCGCTATCTCTACGAGGCGCTGGCTTCGGCTTTGCAACAAACATTGCAACCGCTGGAAGTTATCGTTGTCGATGATGGCTCGACCGACGACTACACCCGTCTGGTTCTTGACACGATCGACCATCCGCAGGTGCGCGTCATCCGCCAGGAGAACTGCGGGCTGCCCGCTGCGCGCAATGCGGGTATTCGCATGGCTCGCAGTCCATTCATTTGCTGTCTTGACGCCGATGATCGCTTGCTTCCCACGTATTTTGAGCGAGTATTGCCATTACTGGAGTCTGATCCGCAGGTGGGATTTGTCACCGGTCACTACCGTGAATTCGATGGACGATCAGGAGTGGTGGCGCCTTCAACCTGCGCGTTACCCGATATGCTGGTCGTCAATCGAGCGATAGTCACGTCACTGTTCCGTCGGGAAGCATGGGAGCGTGCTGGCGGGTACTGCGAAGAATTGAGCGGAATGCACGACTGGGATCTCTGGATTGGCATCCTCGAAGCAGGATACCGTGCAGAGGTCGTGCCTGAGATACTGTTCGAGTATCGGGTACGTCCCGGCTCTATGTATGCCACGACCAGCCAGCCAGAGAACTATGCCCGCCTTGTCGGGCAAATAGTTGAGCGTCATGCGTCCCTCTACCAGCATTGGTGGCGTGATGTGGTCGTTCTGTACGCTCGTGAACACGCCAGTCTTGCTGCATATGCTGAAGGACAGGGACGGTTGTCGTCGCAGATCAGGAGCAACAGTGCGCAGCAGGCGGCGAACTGGAAGCGTGCGGCGGAAGAGCGCGCGGCGTGGATGGCGGAACTGGAAGCGGCGCGCGATTACCACGCGCAGCAGGCGGCGAACTGGAAGCGTGCGGCGGAAGAGCGCGCGGCGTGGATGGCGGAACTGGAAGCGGCGCGCGATTACCACGCGCAGCAGGCGGCGAACTGGAAGCGCCTGGCGGAAGAGCGCGCGGCGTGGATGGCGGAACTGGAAGCGGCGCGCGATTACCACGCGCAGCAGGCGGCGAACTGGAAGCATGTGGCGGAAGAGCGCGCGGCGTGGATGGCGGAACTGGAAGCGGCGCGCGATTACCACGCGCAGCAGGCGGTGAACTGGAAGCGTGCGGCGGAAGAGCGCGCGGCGTGGATGGCGGAACTGGAAGCGGCGCGCGACTACCACGCGCAGCAGGCGGCGAACTGGAAGCATGTGGCGGAAGAGCGTGGGGCGTGGATAGCGGAATTGGAGCGCGGCTACATCCGTGTGCCGCGCAGTCGTGCCGTATGGCGCCGGTTGATGCAACGCAAACGAGTAAGATCCACATGA
- a CDS encoding methyltransferase domain-containing protein, whose translation MQYYELMRESEHARQRLMASPGDAEEVQHELRRREEEIKRKTGAGEYRFGTGAARIVDYCVLDTEGRETASLFVGKPFRVVTTIEFYDHVENIAIGIMFRNAQGQNLMGMHSYIEHRVNFGPHDAGERLEIGCEQIMLLNPGDYLLNIGIADFRSDYDFTNLDSRNNLMKVTVAGKPLGYGLIHTRPLFWSGGRTPVQSWQSMAWKSWEEWTLERCEKYAPDARRILEIGGQGAELARFLAQRDRQLTTLNFPTGDICRPTPYVDSAFDLIVCKMTFEHLYDPFAAAAEITRLLAPGGILLLSTVWSWRYHTASGFDDYWRFSTAGLMQLFPRLTIVETGYDLDDRRKDCRFDGVPVDELGGWREHWYVYLVAKKPDISESLSDQVMPYRFPRHVLNYTLNDIKTIYESILADPVIQPVIDEIMSHTNESVRERGIASGATEERALPGDPQFVSTGYYRMMLGRYAFAGAMFCRGAEVLDAGSGLGWGAFLVSHFARRVTAFDREPELVAFCREIWRAQNILWSVGDMCDLSFLTDMRYDVVLGMEVIEHLSRDDGERYIAEAARVVRPGGVFIGTSYFPVSRDEALAAQANNPAHLHIFTSDEMLMLLRRYFSNAVIIGSWMFIAVR comes from the coding sequence ATGCAGTACTACGAACTGATGCGAGAGAGTGAGCATGCCCGCCAGCGCCTGATGGCGTCACCTGGCGACGCCGAAGAGGTGCAGCATGAACTGCGTCGCCGCGAGGAGGAGATCAAACGAAAGACTGGTGCAGGCGAGTACCGGTTTGGTACGGGCGCAGCACGAATTGTGGACTATTGTGTGCTGGATACGGAAGGTCGCGAGACGGCCTCTCTTTTTGTCGGCAAACCTTTTCGGGTGGTGACGACGATTGAGTTTTATGATCATGTCGAGAATATTGCGATTGGTATTATGTTTCGTAACGCGCAGGGGCAGAACCTTATGGGGATGCACTCCTATATAGAGCACCGTGTTAATTTCGGTCCGCACGATGCCGGTGAGCGTCTGGAGATCGGTTGTGAACAGATCATGCTCCTCAATCCCGGAGACTATCTTCTCAATATCGGTATTGCTGATTTCCGCAGCGATTATGACTTTACCAACCTTGACTCTCGCAATAACCTGATGAAGGTGACGGTGGCTGGCAAGCCGCTCGGATACGGGTTGATCCATACACGTCCGCTATTCTGGAGTGGTGGCAGAACGCCAGTTCAATCCTGGCAGAGTATGGCGTGGAAGTCGTGGGAGGAGTGGACGCTGGAGCGTTGTGAAAAATATGCGCCCGATGCGCGTCGTATTCTGGAGATCGGTGGTCAGGGCGCGGAACTGGCGCGGTTTCTTGCTCAACGGGATCGTCAGTTGACGACGCTGAATTTTCCAACCGGCGATATTTGCCGTCCGACGCCTTATGTCGATAGCGCATTCGATCTGATTGTATGTAAAATGACATTCGAGCATCTGTACGATCCGTTCGCCGCTGCCGCCGAAATAACCCGATTGCTGGCGCCGGGCGGTATCTTGTTACTCTCAACCGTATGGTCCTGGCGGTATCACACGGCGTCGGGCTTTGATGATTACTGGCGCTTTTCGACTGCGGGGCTTATGCAACTCTTTCCGCGCCTTACAATCGTTGAAACAGGATATGATCTGGACGATCGGCGCAAAGATTGTCGCTTTGATGGGGTGCCGGTAGATGAACTTGGCGGGTGGCGTGAGCACTGGTACGTGTACCTTGTCGCAAAAAAGCCGGACATTTCAGAATCCTTGTCAGATCAGGTCATGCCATACCGTTTTCCGCGTCACGTTCTCAATTACACCCTCAATGACATCAAAACGATATACGAATCGATTCTCGCAGATCCTGTTATCCAACCTGTTATCGACGAGATTATGAGTCATACGAATGAATCAGTGCGAGAAAGGGGTATTGCGAGTGGTGCAACTGAAGAGCGCGCTTTGCCCGGCGATCCACAATTCGTATCGACAGGCTATTATCGAATGATGCTCGGTCGGTATGCGTTCGCGGGTGCAATGTTTTGTCGTGGCGCCGAAGTTCTTGACGCAGGAAGCGGGTTGGGATGGGGCGCATTTCTGGTGTCGCATTTCGCGCGAAGGGTAACTGCTTTTGATAGAGAGCCGGAACTTGTTGCTTTTTGCCGGGAAATCTGGCGTGCGCAAAACATTCTCTGGTCTGTCGGTGATATGTGTGACCTCTCGTTTTTGACCGACATGCGCTATGATGTTGTGCTTGGTATGGAAGTTATTGAGCACCTTTCCCGTGATGATGGCGAGCGGTATATTGCTGAAGCGGCGCGCGTGGTGCGTCCTGGAGGTGTTTTTATCGGCACTTCATATTTTCCTGTGAGTCGTGATGAGGCGCTGGCTGCGCAGGCTAACAATCCTGCGCATCTGCATATTTTTACGTCTGATGAGATGCTGATGCTTCTTCGCCGGTACTTCAGTAATGCGGTCATTATCGGTTCCTGGATGTTTATTGCAGTGAGGTGA
- a CDS encoding HEPN domain-containing protein — MKRDARQEGLRWLEQAEADRYGAQLLFDGASYHLACFVAQQIAEKALKAFIYTQGEELVIGHSVEALCRWAAEFDADFEQLREEVASLDGYYIPTRYPNGLPDSIPARVYTQASAEEALRLADQTLRLVQTKVRTQSPGNGD; from the coding sequence ATGAAGCGTGATGCCCGACAGGAAGGGTTGCGCTGGCTGGAACAGGCGGAGGCGGATCGGTACGGCGCTCAGTTGCTCTTTGACGGCGCAAGTTATCATCTGGCCTGTTTTGTAGCTCAGCAGATTGCCGAGAAGGCGCTCAAAGCCTTTATTTACACCCAGGGCGAGGAACTGGTGATCGGACATTCTGTGGAAGCGCTGTGCCGTTGGGCTGCCGAATTTGACGCTGATTTCGAGCAATTGCGGGAAGAGGTAGCCTCGCTGGACGGCTACTATATTCCTACTCGCTATCCCAATGGGCTGCCAGACAGCATCCCCGCACGGGTGTATACGCAAGCGTCGGCAGAGGAAGCATTGCGGCTGGCGGATCAAACTCTGCGCCTGGTTCAAACGAAAGTGCGCACGCAGTCGCCAGGCAACGGGGATTGA
- a CDS encoding nucleotidyltransferase family protein: MDQGDVLRIRRLLRQRRETHRAHLRQEVERLTGCAAALGVQRVILFGSLARDEDGLTSDLDLLIVWDTPLDFLERTVELYRRFQPRVATDLLVYTPVEMTWMSQTPLVRLALQEGRVLYEA, translated from the coding sequence ATGGATCAGGGCGATGTGTTGCGGATTCGGCGATTGTTGCGGCAGCGACGAGAAACGCACCGGGCACATCTTCGGCAGGAAGTCGAGCGGTTGACGGGGTGCGCTGCCGCGCTGGGCGTTCAGCGCGTGATCCTGTTCGGTTCCCTGGCGCGGGATGAGGACGGTCTGACCAGCGATCTGGATTTGCTGATCGTGTGGGATACGCCGCTCGATTTTCTGGAACGCACAGTGGAATTGTATCGCCGTTTTCAACCCCGCGTCGCAACCGATCTGCTGGTTTATACTCCAGTCGAGATGACGTGGATGTCCCAAACCCCGCTGGTGCGGCTGGCTCTACAGGAAGGACGGGTGCTATATGAAGCGTGA
- a CDS encoding nucleotidyltransferase domain-containing protein has product MSGQFAFDLAASRAYLISRQQRAYQVAEQLRQAALHAVYRAARLVLPRFPGVERAYVFGSVLRSGAMHAGSDIDIALEGRLSAEEYFALWRALENELSEWTVDLVELDQEVRFADFVREQGALIYERSDSDVESRNCCRPEGDR; this is encoded by the coding sequence ATGAGCGGTCAATTCGCGTTCGATCTGGCAGCCAGTCGAGCGTATCTCATATCCCGCCAGCAACGAGCATATCAGGTTGCGGAGCAGTTGCGGCAGGCGGCGCTGCACGCGGTGTATCGTGCTGCCCGCCTGGTTTTGCCGCGCTTCCCCGGCGTTGAGCGAGCGTATGTTTTTGGCTCAGTGCTGCGATCCGGCGCGATGCATGCCGGGTCGGACATCGACATTGCTCTTGAAGGGAGACTGAGCGCCGAAGAGTATTTCGCCCTCTGGCGAGCGCTGGAAAACGAGCTGAGCGAATGGACGGTCGATCTGGTGGAGTTGGATCAGGAGGTGCGCTTCGCAGACTTTGTACGCGAACAGGGAGCGCTGATCTATGAACGTTCAGATTCAGACGTTGAAAGCCGAAATTGCTGCCGACCTGAAGGCGATCGCTGA
- a CDS encoding glycosyltransferase family 4 protein, which translates to MRILLMTPFLTIGGADRLNLDVVRQLTGRRFRFSVVATLPHAHEWRPLFESITPDVVTLHPMIAPEQQPAFVRDLIRSRDIQALLISNSQFGYVLLPYLRRHCPDVVVLDLLHAVEPHWLDGGYPQLSLQQRAWIDLSITVSGDLHDWMIARGGDPERIVVSPAAIDVNVWNPAHFDRATIRQASGMPLDLPLILSVGRLAPEKRPRLAMRILRDVAQRGVPFSALIIGEGPERPVLERMLHDPVLRNVRLTGALPPERVREALAAADLLLLPSAREGIAIVLYEAMAMGVVPVAADVGGQRELVTPDCGILVPPSGDETTAYAAAIIGLLTDPTQRAAMGARARQRIVDHFRLDLMGDRMEAFMRHAVEHSARAGRTIPTPEEAERSAIEAIQLARQARNVARLWETGGYAGDIDLSPARRAALRIVRSARKHLRPWYRRLAAHDDSRLRRGVLTVRDWVVRWVYRA; encoded by the coding sequence ATGCGCATCCTGTTGATGACCCCGTTTCTCACTATTGGCGGGGCTGACCGGTTGAATCTCGATGTGGTGCGGCAACTCACCGGGCGCAGGTTCCGGTTCAGCGTTGTTGCGACCCTGCCGCATGCGCACGAGTGGCGTCCGCTGTTCGAGTCGATCACTCCCGATGTTGTGACGCTCCATCCCATGATTGCGCCTGAGCAGCAACCTGCATTTGTGCGTGATCTGATCCGTTCGCGCGACATCCAGGCGCTGCTGATCAGCAACAGTCAGTTCGGCTATGTGCTGCTGCCCTACCTGCGCCGTCACTGTCCTGATGTTGTTGTCCTCGATCTGCTGCATGCAGTGGAACCGCACTGGCTCGATGGCGGATATCCGCAACTCTCGCTCCAGCAACGCGCCTGGATCGACCTCAGTATCACGGTATCGGGCGATCTGCACGACTGGATGATTGCGCGTGGCGGCGATCCGGAGCGGATCGTTGTCAGCCCGGCAGCCATTGATGTGAACGTGTGGAATCCGGCGCACTTTGACCGGGCGACCATTCGCCAGGCGTCTGGCATGCCTCTCGATCTGCCCCTGATCCTCTCCGTCGGGCGTCTCGCACCAGAAAAGCGACCGCGCCTGGCGATGCGAATCCTGCGCGATGTTGCGCAGCGCGGTGTTCCGTTCAGTGCGCTGATCATCGGCGAAGGTCCTGAACGTCCGGTGCTGGAACGCATGCTGCACGATCCGGTGCTGCGCAACGTTCGACTGACCGGGGCGCTTCCCCCGGAGCGGGTGCGCGAGGCGCTGGCAGCCGCCGATCTCCTGCTCCTGCCCTCCGCGCGTGAAGGAATCGCAATAGTGCTCTACGAAGCCATGGCAATGGGAGTCGTCCCTGTTGCAGCCGATGTTGGCGGGCAACGCGAACTCGTCACCCCCGACTGCGGCATCCTTGTCCCGCCGTCGGGCGATGAAACCACCGCGTATGCCGCCGCGATCATCGGTTTGCTGACCGATCCAACGCAGCGTGCCGCGATGGGGGCGCGTGCACGCCAACGGATCGTCGATCATTTCCGGCTCGATCTGATGGGGGACCGGATGGAAGCCTTCATGCGGCATGCAGTCGAGCATTCAGCGCGCGCGGGTCGCACCATCCCTACGCCGGAAGAAGCTGAGCGGAGCGCGATCGAAGCGATCCAGCTTGCGCGCCAGGCGCGCAATGTTGCGCGTTTGTGGGAGACCGGCGGGTATGCCGGTGACATTGATCTGTCACCAGCGCGTCGTGCTGCGCTGCGGATTGTGCGCAGCGCGCGGAAGCATCTGCGACCGTGGTACCGGCGACTCGCCGCGCACGACGACAGTCGGTTGCGGCGCGGCGTCCTGACCGTGCGCGATTGGGTGGTGCGATGGGTGTATCGCGCGTAG
- a CDS encoding ABC transporter permease produces MAVLVSTRTEGIFALLNPLHLARTLWRHRDLIVQLTRREIEGRYRGAYLGILWLLAHPLLMLTVYTLVFGVIFQSRWPQARSDSLADFALILFAGLSAYSCFSETVSRAAGSIVSVPNYVKKVIFPLEVLPVSILGAALFHMLVSIGVLLVAHLALGGGMPWTVILLPLVSLPLIFLALGIAWFVASLGVYIRDVGQAIGIVLQVMFFLTPIFYSIEIIPEPFRTLVLLNPMAPVTENFRRVLLWGQLPSFPGTLWWILGTGVVMMLGYAWFMKTRKGFADVL; encoded by the coding sequence ATGGCAGTTCTGGTCTCTACACGAACCGAGGGCATTTTTGCGCTTTTGAATCCGCTGCATCTGGCGCGCACGCTGTGGCGACATCGCGACCTGATCGTGCAGTTGACCCGCCGTGAGATCGAGGGGCGTTATCGCGGCGCATACCTTGGCATCCTCTGGTTGCTGGCGCACCCGCTGCTTATGCTGACCGTCTACACGCTGGTGTTCGGCGTCATTTTTCAGAGTCGCTGGCCCCAGGCGCGCAGCGACAGCCTGGCAGATTTTGCGCTGATTCTGTTTGCCGGGTTGTCGGCGTACTCCTGTTTCAGCGAAACGGTCAGTCGTGCCGCCGGGTCAATCGTGAGCGTACCAAACTATGTGAAGAAGGTGATCTTTCCGCTGGAAGTGTTGCCGGTCAGCATTCTCGGTGCGGCGCTGTTCCATATGCTGGTGAGCATCGGCGTGCTGCTGGTCGCACACCTGGCACTTGGCGGCGGCATGCCGTGGACGGTCATTCTTCTGCCGCTCGTCAGCCTGCCGCTCATCTTTCTTGCCCTGGGCATCGCCTGGTTTGTCGCCAGCCTGGGGGTCTACATTCGCGATGTGGGGCAGGCAATCGGGATCGTGTTGCAGGTGATGTTTTTCCTGACGCCGATCTTCTATTCGATCGAGATAATCCCGGAGCCATTTCGCACGCTGGTGCTGCTCAACCCGATGGCGCCGGTGACCGAAAATTTCCGCCGGGTGCTGCTGTGGGGGCAGTTGCCCAGCTTCCCCGGCACGCTCTGGTGGATCCTGGGAACCGGCGTGGTGATGATGTTGGGGTATGCGTGGTTTATGAAAACACGAAAAGGGTTTGCGGATGTGTTGTGA
- the rfbC gene encoding dTDP-4-dehydrorhamnose 3,5-epimerase gives MQFTLHTTPLPGAIIIEPACFRDERGFFLESWNRRDFAAHGITIDFVQDNHSRSVKHVLRGFHYQDMTAPMVKLVRCTLGSVLDVIVDLRVGSPTFGRWHAVELTAENMLQLLVPVGFGHAFLTLSDVAEIQYKCSAYYTPSAEGVITWNDPDIGVDWPVTEPILSQRDRRGMRLAEYLERPAFRFEEGNVGR, from the coding sequence ATGCAATTCACGCTTCACACAACACCGCTCCCCGGTGCGATCATCATCGAACCGGCGTGCTTCCGCGATGAACGCGGTTTTTTTCTGGAATCCTGGAACCGGCGCGATTTTGCAGCGCACGGCATTACCATCGACTTTGTGCAGGATAACCACTCGCGCTCGGTGAAGCATGTCCTGCGCGGTTTTCACTACCAGGATATGACCGCACCCATGGTCAAGCTGGTGCGCTGCACGCTCGGCAGCGTTCTCGACGTTATTGTCGATCTCCGGGTTGGTTCACCCACGTTTGGGCGCTGGCATGCGGTCGAATTGACGGCGGAGAATATGTTGCAGTTGCTGGTTCCGGTCGGTTTTGGTCATGCCTTTCTCACCCTCTCCGATGTTGCTGAGATTCAGTATAAATGCAGTGCCTACTATACGCCTTCCGCCGAAGGAGTCATCACCTGGAACGATCCTGATATTGGGGTCGACTGGCCCGTGACCGAACCGATTCTCTCGCAGCGCGACCGACGAGGGATGCGGTTGGCGGAGTATCTGGAACGTCCGGCGTTCAGGTTTGAGGAGGGGAACGTTGGGCGTTGA
- the hepT gene encoding type VII toxin-antitoxin system HepT family RNase toxin, translated as MARDVLLRKLAYLRRLLRDLAPFAQMSRDEIEKQHYTVERILELLVGAAADLTFHILAERGLTPTSDRESFRLAAQEGLLPGDLAERLQQAAGMRNILVHLYETIDYAVLHASIAPALHDFALFVAVAEQWETSE; from the coding sequence ATGGCGCGTGACGTGCTCTTACGCAAACTGGCGTACCTGCGGCGATTGTTGCGCGATCTTGCGCCATTTGCGCAGATGAGTCGCGATGAGATAGAGAAGCAGCACTATACGGTTGAGCGTATTCTGGAATTGCTGGTTGGCGCCGCAGCAGATCTAACCTTTCACATCCTGGCTGAACGCGGTCTGACGCCGACATCGGATCGAGAGTCGTTTCGTCTGGCAGCGCAGGAAGGGTTGCTTCCAGGCGATCTGGCGGAACGGTTACAGCAGGCGGCGGGGATGCGCAATATTCTGGTACATCTGTACGAAACAATCGATTATGCCGTCCTTCATGCCAGTATTGCGCCAGCGCTTCACGATTTCGCGCTGTTTGTCGCCGTAGCGGAACAGTGGGAAACATCGGAGTAG